Within Cellulophaga sp. L1A9, the genomic segment TTCTGCTTTTGCTGGGAATATAGGAATGAAAATTGCAACCAAGACCAATGTGAGAACAACGCAAGCTGCAAGAACAAGTTTGCCAAATGCTTTGAAAATTTCATTTGGTGGCGGTACCGTTATGGGACTTGGTGTAGCCGGTTTAGCAGTCTTGGGATTAACCGCTTTTTTTATAGGATTTTTTTATTTTTTTATGGGAGGAGTTTGGACGAATACCATGGATATGACTATTGTGCTTGAAACATTAGCAGGTTTTTCTCTAGGGGCAGAATCAATAGCGCTATTTGCTCGTGTTGGCGGTGGTATTTATACGAAAGCGGCAGATGTAGGAGCAGATTTAGTTGGTAAAGTAGAAGCAGGTATCCCAGAAGATGATCCTCGTAATCCTGCGACAATAGCAGATAACGTGGGTGATAATGTTGGCGATGTAGCAGGTATGGGAGCAGATCTTTTCGGTTCCTATGTGGCCACGGTTTTGGCCGCAATGGTATTAGGGAATTATGTGATAAAGGATATGGGCGGTGCTATCCAAGATGGCTTTGGAGGCATAGGACCAATTTTATTACCTATGGCAGTTGCAGGAGTTGGTATTATTATATCTATAATAGGTACCATGCTTGTGAAAATTAAAAATAATGAAGCTAAAGAGTCCCAAGTTATGGGAGCTTTAAATATAGGTAATTGGACGGCTATTGTTTTAGTAGCAGTTTCTTGTTTTGGTTTAGTTACTTGGATGTTGCCAGAAACGATGACCATGGAATTTTTTGGTGAAGGTTTGCAACAAATATCATCTATGCGTGTATTTTACGCAACATTGGTTGGTTTAATTGTGGGTGCGGTAATATCATCAGTGACGGAATATTATACAGGTTTAGGTAAAAAACCAATCCTTAAAATTGTACAACAGTCTAGTACAGGTGCAGGAACTAATATTATAGCAGGTTTAGCAACAGGTATGATTTCTACCTTTCCTTCTGTATTATTATTCGCAGCAGCAATTTGGTCTTCCTATGCTTTTGCGGGCTTTTATGGAGTATCATTAGCAGCTTCTGCAATGATGGCTACAACCGCAATGCAATTAGCAATTGATGCTTTTGGTCCTATCTCTGATAATGCTGGTGGTATTGCAGAAATGAGTGAGCAGGAGCCAATAGTTAGAGAGCGTACAGATATTTTAGATTCTGTAGGGAACACTACAGCGGCAACAGGTAAAGGTTTTGCTATTGCTTCGGCAGCATTAACGTCATTAGCACTTTTTGCGGCTTATGTAACTTTTACCGGTATACATGGAATTAACATTTTTAAAGCACCTGTTTTGGCAATGCTTTTTGTTGGAGGTATGGTGCCCGTAGTTTTTTCTGCTTTAGCCATGAATGCAGTAGGTAAAGCCGCTATGGAAATGGTGGAAGAAGTTCGTAGACAATTTAGGGAAATACCAGGCATTATGGAAGGTACTGGAAAACCGGAATACGATAAGTGTGTGGCAATTTCTACAAAGGCGTCTCTAAAAGAAATGATGTTACCTGGAGTATTAACCATAGGTTTTCCTTTGGCAATAGCCTTTATTCCAATGATTTTTGGAATGAATAATTTGGCAATCGCAGAGATGTTAGGTGGGTATATGGCAGGAGTTACCGTTTCTGGTGTACTCTGGGCAATATTCCAAAATAATGCAGGTGGTGCTTGGGATAATGCTAAAAAATCTTTTGAAGCGGGTGTTGAAATCAATGGGGAGATGACATTTAAAGGCAGTGAGGCGCATAAGGCGGCTGTTACTGGTGATACTGTGGGTGATCCTTTTAAAGATACCTCAGGACCTTCTATGAATATTCTAATTAAACTTACTTGTTTAATAGGTTTAGTAATTGCTCCAATATTAGGCGGCCATGCAGAAGAAGGTGTTACTAAGGTTCAAGAAGAAATAAATATAGAGGTAAATGCTACCAATACGGACTTGGCAGAAGCTACAATAGTGTACACAACTATTATAAATGGAGTGTCTAAAACTGATGAAAAGATATTTAGCGGAACGCCAGAAGAAGTGAAAGCACAAGTAGAAGCTTTTAAGGAGATAAGCGTTAATTCTAATGATTCTGAAATAGAAGTTGAGATTGAAAAGCAGCCATTGTAAAATAGATTTTAAAATTTTATTTTTAAACCTGCTAATAACTATTATTAGCAGGTTTTTTTATGGTATTTTAGTGTGATGTTATTTAAGAAAGATCCTTTACAAATAATTACATTTGATGCTTATGGCACCGATTCTCATTTCTATTTAAGAGGAAGAGCGCTTGAAGATGAGTCTATTAACTTAGACGATAAAGGGTGGTTTAACCTTATGTTGAACACGTGGAAGCGTTTAGAAACAGACGAGGTTAAGCATACAAATCTTGATATAACCTTGCCAAATGGTCAAGTTTTGCAAACCTCAACAGATAATCACGGGTATTTTAAAGTAGAGACAGAAATTCGTGATTTGCAAAAATTAATTAATGAGGAGGACTGGGTAAATTTTGAAGTTTCGTATTCAAATCCCAATATAAAACGTAGAATTACTAATGAAAATAGATTTCCTGGTAAAATTTTAATTCCCTCTAAAAAAGCAGTTTTTGGAGTTATCACTGATATTGATGATACCATTTTACATACAGGAGTGGTATCTACTTTAAAATGGAGGGTGTTATTTAATACGGTATTTAAAACGGTAAAAAAACGTTTGCCATTAAAAGGTGCTCCGGATCTTTATAATCAACTACATCGCGGAAAATCTGGTAAAAGTTCTAACCCAATATTTTATGTGAGTCATAGTCCTTGGAATTTATACCGCTACCTAGAATTATTTTTAAAGCAGAACAATTTTCCGAAAGGGCCTATTCTCTTGCGTAGTTTTAATTCTTTTTTTAAAAGAAAGAAAGATGGTCATAAGCCACAAAAGCAAATAGAGATTTTCGGTATTTTAAATACGTACCCAGAATTGCCAATAATTTTAATAGGAGATAGTGGCGAGCGCGATGCAGATATTTATAAAGAGGTTGCGGAGCTATTCCCGGACCGGATTTTAGCAATCTATCTTAGGAGTGTTAATCATAAAAAAAGAATGATTCGCGTAAAAAGCTTGTTTGATGACTATAAAACAACACCTATTTTATTTGTAGAAAATAGTGATCAAGCAGTTGCACACGCAAAAAAAATGGGATTTATTTAGCGGTCTACTTCAAAATGCTATTTAAACAATAAATCTATAAAGTTAAAGTTATGATTACTGTGTTCATGAAATGAGAAAATTATTTCATAGCATTTGTGTTATAACAGTGTGAAATGTACCGAGAATACTTTTGCGATTTATTTTTTTGAATATATAATTTTAGAAATTAAAAGCTATGAATATGGTAAAAATTAGGCTCTGCTGCCTATTGAGTTTTGTAAGCTATCAACTAATCGCACAATTGACTATTCCCTATACTTTTGAGAATAATTCAGGATATCGTGATGATGAAATTTATATTGGATTAGTTGGTAAAATAGAATCAACTGGTGATGTGTGGATGGAGCTTACGAATAGTACTATTCAGGAAATGGATCCATCATACAATACCATTTCAGGACCAGAATGGAGCACACCATCTGATTGGTTGTATCCTGATATTTTTACTAAATTGAGTGATGTTGCTGATAAAACGATACAAATTCCACAAGGTTTATATGCTTGTAGAATTTTTATTTCATTTCAATCTCCAATGTATTTGCGTTTTCATGAAACGGGAGGATACGCTGGAGCGAATTTAAATTCAGACACCGATCCAAATGATGGTATTCGTTGGGAATTGGTAGAATTAACTTGGGGGGATTCTGGTTTATGGACAAATACCAGCCGGGTAGATGCCTATCAGTATCCGATGGCTTTAGAGGT encodes:
- a CDS encoding sodium-translocating pyrophosphatase — translated: MKSMIIYMPIVMAIIGLLYMLIKKSWVLKQDAGDGKMKEISDHIYEGALAFLNAEYKLLAIFVVVVSVLLSIVSFIVPTTHWLIVIAFIFGAIFSAFAGNIGMKIATKTNVRTTQAARTSLPNALKISFGGGTVMGLGVAGLAVLGLTAFFIGFFYFFMGGVWTNTMDMTIVLETLAGFSLGAESIALFARVGGGIYTKAADVGADLVGKVEAGIPEDDPRNPATIADNVGDNVGDVAGMGADLFGSYVATVLAAMVLGNYVIKDMGGAIQDGFGGIGPILLPMAVAGVGIIISIIGTMLVKIKNNEAKESQVMGALNIGNWTAIVLVAVSCFGLVTWMLPETMTMEFFGEGLQQISSMRVFYATLVGLIVGAVISSVTEYYTGLGKKPILKIVQQSSTGAGTNIIAGLATGMISTFPSVLLFAAAIWSSYAFAGFYGVSLAASAMMATTAMQLAIDAFGPISDNAGGIAEMSEQEPIVRERTDILDSVGNTTAATGKGFAIASAALTSLALFAAYVTFTGIHGINIFKAPVLAMLFVGGMVPVVFSALAMNAVGKAAMEMVEEVRRQFREIPGIMEGTGKPEYDKCVAISTKASLKEMMLPGVLTIGFPLAIAFIPMIFGMNNLAIAEMLGGYMAGVTVSGVLWAIFQNNAGGAWDNAKKSFEAGVEINGEMTFKGSEAHKAAVTGDTVGDPFKDTSGPSMNILIKLTCLIGLVIAPILGGHAEEGVTKVQEEINIEVNATNTDLAEATIVYTTIINGVSKTDEKIFSGTPEEVKAQVEAFKEISVNSNDSEIEVEIEKQPL
- a CDS encoding App1 family protein; this translates as MLFKKDPLQIITFDAYGTDSHFYLRGRALEDESINLDDKGWFNLMLNTWKRLETDEVKHTNLDITLPNGQVLQTSTDNHGYFKVETEIRDLQKLINEEDWVNFEVSYSNPNIKRRITNENRFPGKILIPSKKAVFGVITDIDDTILHTGVVSTLKWRVLFNTVFKTVKKRLPLKGAPDLYNQLHRGKSGKSSNPIFYVSHSPWNLYRYLELFLKQNNFPKGPILLRSFNSFFKRKKDGHKPQKQIEIFGILNTYPELPIILIGDSGERDADIYKEVAELFPDRILAIYLRSVNHKKRMIRVKSLFDDYKTTPILFVENSDQAVAHAKKMGFI